In Paenibacillus sp. BIC5C1, a genomic segment contains:
- the uvrC gene encoding excinuclease ABC subunit UvrC codes for MDEFITNVQEQEKALEQIRHKLALLPDMSGCYLMKNSEGTIIYVGKAKVLKNRVRSYFIGSHNGKTQRLVSEIRDFEYIVTGSNMEALILECNLIKKHMPRYNVLLKDDKTFPYLKITNEKHPRLEVTRRVLKDKAKYFGPYPNSYAAHQTKKLLDRMYPLRKCGVMPKEVCLYYHMGQCLAPCVQEVGKEQYDEISQEISSFLSGGHEEIKKDLQRKMQEAAEDLYFERAKELRDQVIAIDAMMEKQKITMADARDRDVFGFAIDKGWMCVQILYMRQGKMIERHVSTFPFYGEAYSDFMSYVTQYYSDNPALPQEILLPEMPKDLAAGDDSADADAVVPAAVTAESEQTTHLAQDSAMDLRVAESRESYGDIQPEAEAEEAAMAIQDDAVAQEDVSADKQPPGFEDPSQVAAALQEWLEIKVHIPQRGLKRQMITMAVDNARVALEEKFRLIERNEERTSKAAEGLGRFIGLDQLHRIEAFDNSNIQGTNPVSAMIVFTDGKPDKKEYRKYKVRSVEGPDDYETMREVIRRRYERVLKENLTQPDLIVVDGGKGQISAAVDILENELGLFIPVCGLVKDAKHKTSQLMIGNPPEVISLPRDSQEFYLLQRIQDEVHRFAISFHREQRGKSMVTSRLDAIPGIGEKRRKLLLKHFGSLRKIKEASVEDFRPLSIGDKLANQIIAALRDEES; via the coding sequence ATGGATGAATTCATTACAAATGTGCAGGAACAGGAGAAGGCACTGGAGCAGATCCGCCACAAGCTGGCTTTGCTGCCCGACATGTCTGGCTGCTACCTGATGAAAAACAGTGAAGGTACCATTATCTATGTAGGTAAAGCCAAAGTGCTGAAGAATCGCGTAAGATCATATTTTATCGGCAGTCATAATGGGAAGACACAGCGCCTGGTGTCCGAAATCCGTGATTTCGAATATATCGTTACCGGCAGTAATATGGAAGCACTCATTCTGGAGTGTAACCTGATCAAGAAACATATGCCGCGGTATAACGTGTTGCTCAAGGATGATAAGACATTTCCTTACCTTAAAATTACGAATGAAAAGCATCCCCGACTCGAAGTGACCCGGCGGGTGCTCAAAGATAAAGCCAAATACTTCGGACCTTATCCGAATTCATATGCGGCACACCAAACGAAAAAGCTGCTTGACCGGATGTATCCGTTACGCAAATGCGGCGTGATGCCGAAGGAAGTATGCCTGTATTATCATATGGGACAGTGCCTCGCTCCCTGTGTGCAAGAAGTGGGCAAGGAGCAGTATGATGAGATTTCCCAGGAGATCAGTTCTTTTCTAAGTGGAGGCCATGAGGAGATCAAGAAGGATTTACAGCGCAAAATGCAGGAAGCGGCTGAGGATCTGTATTTTGAACGAGCCAAGGAACTTCGGGATCAGGTCATTGCCATTGATGCGATGATGGAAAAACAGAAAATTACGATGGCGGACGCCAGAGACCGCGATGTGTTTGGTTTTGCCATCGATAAAGGCTGGATGTGTGTCCAGATTCTATATATGCGTCAGGGGAAAATGATCGAACGCCACGTATCAACGTTCCCGTTTTACGGTGAGGCCTATAGTGACTTTATGTCTTACGTGACCCAGTACTATAGTGATAATCCAGCATTGCCACAGGAGATCTTACTGCCGGAAATGCCAAAAGATCTTGCAGCGGGTGACGACAGTGCTGATGCTGATGCAGTGGTACCTGCGGCGGTGACAGCCGAGTCAGAACAGACAACGCACTTGGCGCAAGATTCTGCGATGGATTTACGTGTTGCCGAGTCCCGTGAATCCTATGGCGATATCCAACCGGAAGCAGAGGCTGAGGAAGCTGCGATGGCTATTCAGGACGACGCTGTTGCTCAGGAAGATGTATCGGCTGATAAACAGCCTCCAGGCTTCGAAGATCCATCTCAGGTCGCAGCAGCATTGCAGGAATGGCTGGAAATTAAAGTCCACATTCCGCAGCGCGGATTGAAACGGCAGATGATCACGATGGCTGTAGATAACGCGCGTGTAGCGTTGGAGGAGAAATTCCGTCTGATCGAGCGAAACGAAGAGCGAACCTCGAAAGCCGCTGAAGGACTGGGGCGCTTTATTGGACTGGATCAGCTTCACCGTATTGAAGCGTTTGATAACTCGAACATCCAGGGTACAAACCCGGTATCTGCCATGATTGTATTTACTGATGGTAAACCCGATAAGAAAGAATACCGCAAATATAAAGTGCGTTCGGTTGAAGGACCGGATGATTATGAAACGATGCGAGAAGTTATCCGTCGACGTTACGAGCGGGTATTGAAAGAAAATCTGACCCAGCCTGACCTGATCGTGGTCGATGGCGGCAAAGGACAGATCTCGGCTGCGGTCGATATTTTGGAAAATGAGCTGGGGCTGTTTATTCCGGTATGTGGACTGGTGAAGGATGCGAAGCACAAGACCTCACAATTGATGATCGGCAATCCGCCGGAAGTCATCTCTCTGCCGCGTGACAGTCAGGAGTTCTACCTGTTGCAGCGGATTCAGGATGAGGTTCACCGTTTTGCAATTTCGTTCCACCGTGAGCAGCGTGGGAAATCAATGGTGACTTCCCGTCTGGATGCCATTCCGGGCATTGGAGAAAAGCGGCGTAAGCTGCTGTTGAAGCATTTTGGCTCTTTACGGAAAATAAAAGAGGCCAGCGTCGAAGACTTCCGGCCTCTATCTATTGGTGACAAGCTTGCGAATCAGATTATTGCAGCACTTCGTGATGAGGAGTCGTGA